A window of the Brassica oleracea var. oleracea cultivar TO1000 chromosome C1, BOL, whole genome shotgun sequence genome harbors these coding sequences:
- the LOC106342537 gene encoding uncharacterized protein LOC106342537, which translates to METANTGIFWYVDDCPIPEGLSALKVSQNMRLALSKLNYSGKVFIHAYGDSQKILEDLNPSGDETLDFGKASISDVKPAVFVKHTPGNFDYRGTTAIYTQDDESTPLFMLHHSSGDKDAMLGRILVDFMIWAIDNPAPANIILVLGSNMSRRQQEFKNALLQVNMLRYNIHFAYPQNATCPSLPSVHIKWLWESLSSGGNPEEEEEEEEEEEEEEEEKNED; encoded by the exons ATGGAAACAGCAAACACAGGCATTTTCTGGTATGTGGATGATTGTCCAATACCAGAAGGTCTCAGTGCTTTGAAGGTGTCTCAGAACATGAGATTGGCTCTGTCAAAGTTGAATTATAGTGGTAAGGTGTTTATCCATGCTTATGGTGATTCTCAAAAAATCTTGGAAGACCTAAACCCATCAG GAGATGAAACTCTAGATTTTGGCAAAGCATCCATTAGTGATGTGAAGCCAGCAGTGTTTGTCAAACATACACCCGGTAATTTTGATTATCGTGGTACTACAGCTATTTATACTCAAGATGATGAATCAACACCTCTATTTATGCTCCATCACTCATCAG GAGATAAAGATGCGATGCTTGGGAGGATTTTAGTAGACTTTATGATATGGGCAATTGATAATCCTGCACCAGCAAATATTATACTAGTCTTGGGAAGCAACATGTCAAGACGTCAGCAAGAATTCAAAAATGCTCTTCTCCAAGTTAATATGCTACGTTACAACATCCATTTTGCGTATCCTCAAAACGCAACATGCCCCTCTCTTCCTTCTGTTCATATCAAATGGCTTTGGGAAAGTCTATCAAGTGGAGGTAACCCTGAGGAGGAGGAGGAGGAGGAAGAGGAGGAAGAGGAGGAGGAAGAGGAGAAGAATGAGGATTAG
- the LOC106337812 gene encoding uncharacterized protein LOC106337812 gives MGKDELLERRMKKASPSPAKPCGKSIQRSSERRKIHTASRETKKSLLDEFDRPEEEEEEAAGFDTQMAAEAINDLHSGNAREIDNESNNLIEKRGGELSNQRCRSNLLKQSSGGDEAEVLSCPKRRRRSARSISQDQDNEAPAFDTPVKSNGWWNLFPRLRVQEREDIIDEDLYILRDSKKEKEFGFNMGVSLTRARQNPLLKGRRVFITPTTKPGLNTITTLVKAVHGQPVERLGKSFLSEDKVPENLLVLSCEEDQDISIPFLERGAEEVYSSKLLLNGIVTQKLEYERYRLFTDHVSRMRSTIWIRDGEGKYQRRRG, from the exons ATGGGTAAAGATGAACTGTTGGAAAGACGGATGAAGAAGGCTAGTCCGAGTCCTGCTAAGCCTTGCGGGAAGAGTATCCAAAGGTCTTCCGAGAGAAGGAAGATCCATACTGCTTCACGAGAAACCAAAAAGAGTCTTCTTGATGAGTTTGATAGGCCTGAAGAAGAAGAAGAAGAAGCAGCAGGCTTTGATACGCAAATGGCTGCTGAAGCGATCAATGATCTGCACTCTGGAAACGCCAGGGAAATTGATAATGAGTCGAATAATCTTATAG AGAAGAGAGGAGGAGAATTATCAAACCAACGTTGTAGGTCTAATCTGCTTAAGCAATCGAGTGGGGGTGATGAAGCAGAGGTATTGAGTTGCCCCAAGCGGAGGAGAAGATCAGCTCGTAGTATTTCGCAAGATCAGGATAATGAGGCACCTGCTTTTGATACTCCAGTCAAGTCTAATGGTTGG TGGAACCTATTCCCGAGACTAAGAGTGCAAGAAAGAGAAGATATAATTGACGAGGATCTGTACATACTCAGAGACTCGAAGAAGGAGAAGGAGTTTGGTTTCAACATGGGGGTTTCTTTGACTCGTGCACGGCAGAACCCACTACTAAAG GGGAGAAGAGTCTTTATCACCCCAACTACGAAGCCTGGTTTAAACACAATCACGACTTTGGTTAAGGCAGTTCATGGGCAG CCTGTGGAAAGACTGGGAAAATCTTTCCTAAGCGAAGACAAGGTCCCAGAGAATCTTCTAGTCTTATCATGTGAAGAGGATCAAGATATCAGCATACCTTTTCTAGAAAGAG GGGCTGAGGAGGTCTATAGCTCTAAGTTACTGCTGAATGGTATCG TTACTCAAAAGCTAGAGTATGAGAG GTACCGTCTCTTCACAGATCATGTTAGCAGAATGCGGTCAACGATATGGATCAGAGACGGCGAAGGAAAGTACCAACGCCGTAGAGGGTAA